In the genome of Aerosakkonema funiforme FACHB-1375, the window CAAAACCAAAATCGAAATGACTTTAGCAACAGCATCAACTCTTTTGACTGAAGACCGAGCTTTATCCCTGATCGATTCAGTCATCAAAAAATCCGAAGCTGAGGGAGTTTTTGTCAGTCTCAGCAATAAATCTGAATCCCTCAGTCGTTATTCCGAAAATCAAATTACTCAGAACATTAGCCGCACAGAGTTTAATCTCAACATCACCAGTTATTTCGGCAAAAAGAGCGCGTCTAGTTCTACAACCGATTTAGATGCAGATGCGATCGCCTCCACGCTTCGCCGTTCCGAAGAACTCGCCAAAATTGCGCCCGAAGATCCGGAATGGGTGCCACTTTTAGAACCGCAAAACTACGAACAGCGCACGCCAGCTTTTGATGAAGCTACTGCCAATCTTTCACCTTTAGAAAGAGGAAAAATTGTCCAGCGCGTGTGTGCGTTGAGTGCAAAAGCAGGCGTTAACGGTTCCGGTACGCTGAGTACGGACGCTTATTTGAGAGCGATCGGCAATTCCAAAGGTTTGCGTGCTTGCAATAAAGGCACAGAGGCAGATTTTAGCTTTACTGCTAGGATTGATGACGGTTCGAGTTGGGGCGATCGCACTGGTTTTGCCATCAATTCTTTGCCCTTTGAAACATTAACAGAACAGTTAATCGAACGGGCGATAAAATCGCGTCAACCCCGCGAAATAAATCCGGCAAAATATCCGGTTATCTTGGATGTAGCTGCTTTCGGTTATTTACTAAGTTGGGTAATGTGGAGTTTGGATGCTAGGGCGGCGGATGAAGGGCGTTCCTTTATGTCCCGCAGCGACGAACAAGGCAAACCTGCTGGCAATCGTTTGGGCGAAGCAATGTTTAGTCCATTACTCCAAGTGCAGCGAAATCCGGCGCATCCCCTCCTACAAAGCGGCACTTTCTTTGCTGATGGTTTGGCGAATAACTACTTGGAAATCATCAAAGATG includes:
- a CDS encoding TldD/PmbA family protein — its product is MTLATASTLLTEDRALSLIDSVIKKSEAEGVFVSLSNKSESLSRYSENQITQNISRTEFNLNITSYFGKKSASSSTTDLDADAIASTLRRSEELAKIAPEDPEWVPLLEPQNYEQRTPAFDEATANLSPLERGKIVQRVCALSAKAGVNGSGTLSTDAYLRAIGNSKGLRACNKGTEADFSFTARIDDGSSWGDRTGFAINSLPFETLTEQLIERAIKSRQPREINPAKYPVILDVAAFGYLLSWVMWSLDARAADEGRSFMSRSDEQGKPAGNRLGEAMFSPLLQVQRNPAHPLLQSGTFFADGLANNYLEIIKDGVPKALSYSRYWAMQQSKEPTGAMFPFVMSGSDKSLADLVAQTERGVLVSRAWYVQYVNPRSLDVTGMTRDGTFWIENGEIAYPIKNFRFNQNLPEMLRDIDDISTVQRYNNSVVPAVRVKQFNFSSITDSV